A part of Armigeres subalbatus isolate Guangzhou_Male unplaced genomic scaffold, GZ_Asu_2 Contig245, whole genome shotgun sequence genomic DNA contains:
- the LOC134203812 gene encoding sphingolipid delta(4)-desaturase DES1-like, with protein sequence MGQHVSRTDFEWVYNDQPHTSRRSIMLQKYPQIKKLFGPDPQFKYIVSAMVLTQIVMLYVMQHQSWKMITIVAYCFGGVINHSLMLANHEISHNMAFGYGRPLANRLFGMWCNLPIGIPMSVSFKKYHTLHHRYLADERLDPDVPSILEAKLFCNTFGKFIWLILQPLFYAIRPLFVNPLPVEKLEMLNTAIQLTFDGLVVAIFGWRMLAYLLIGSFLAMGLHPVAGHFIAEHYMYAKGFETYSYYGPLNWITFNVGYHNEHHDFPAIPGSKLPELKKIAPEFYESMPQHTSWVRVMYDFVMDPAIGPYARIKRRAFERAG encoded by the coding sequence ATGGGTCAACACGTCTCCCGAACGGATTTCGAGTGGGTTTACAATGACCAGCCGCACACGAGCCGCCGCAGTATCATGCTGCAAAAGTATCCTCAAATTAAGAAGCTGTTCGGACCGGACCCACAGTTCAAGTACATCGTATCGGCTATGGTACTAACGCAAATCGTCATGCTCTACGTGATGCAGCATCAGTCGTGGAAAATGATTACCATTGTCGCTTACTGCTTCGGCGGTGTTATCAATCACTCTTTGATGTTAGCCAATCACGAAATTTCTCACAACATGGCGTTCGGATACGGAAGACCGTTGGCAAACCGATTGTTCGGTATGTGGTGCAACCTTCCAATCGGAATACCGATGTCAGTTTCTTTCAAGAAATATCACACCTTGCACCATAGATATTTGGCAGATGAAAGGCTGGATCCGGACGTGCCGAGCATTCTTGAAGCGAAGCTGTTCTGCAATACTTTTGGAAAGTTTATCTGGCTGATTCTTCAACCTTTGTTCTACGCTATAAGGCCACTATTCGTCAACCCACTCCCAGTTGAAAAACTGGAGATGCTAAACACTGCCATACAACTGACATTTGATGGCCTGGTGGTGGCAATTTTCGGGTGGAGAATGCTGGCCTACCTATTGATTGGGTCATTTCTAGCTATGGGTCTACATCCTGTGGCCGGTCATTTCATCGCCGAGCATTATATGTATGCCAAAGGGTTCGAAACGTACTCCTACTATGGCCCATTGAACTGGATTACGTTCAACGTCGGGTATCACAACGAGCATCATGACTTCCCGGCCATTCCTGGGAGCAAGTTGCCCGAGTTGAAGAAAATTGCTCCGGAATTCTACGAAAGCATGCCGCAACATACGTCCTGGGTGCGTGTCATGTACGATTTTGTGATGGATCCCGCCATCGGACCTTACGCCCGAATCAAACGCAGGGCATTCGAGAGAGCGGGATGA